In Helianthus annuus cultivar XRQ/B chromosome 3, HanXRQr2.0-SUNRISE, whole genome shotgun sequence, a single window of DNA contains:
- the LOC110931140 gene encoding uncharacterized protein LOC110931140 — translation MEVRQLSEDEVWTLEEIKRRLKELDVFFQSDLKQKAHSNWASFGDDNTKDNFKENMSRRPKLICYGLKKLTAHEADNIVSVFLTQEVKRALFDCGADKAPGPDGFNFRFIRSFWDLFESDFVDIMNHFHGRGRFSSGVGSSFITLIPKVGDPSVLGDFRLINLIGCISKVVSKVLANLLKLVMGKIASEHPSAFLTGRSSVLVNGSPTFEFGWQKGIRQGDPILPFLFIIVMEAFSGMMKKACDIGAFDGLRMPNDGTVLSHLLYADDTKLMGEWSSSNFKNMKRILRIFYLCSGLKLNLYKSV, via the exons ATGGAAGTTCGCCAACTTTCGGAGGATGAGGTTTGGACGTTGGAAGAGATAAAGAGGAGATTAAAGGAACTTGATGTTTTCTTCCAAAGTGATTTGAAACAGAAAGCGCACAGTAATTGGGCTTCGTTCGGGGACGATAATACTAA AGATAATTTCAAGGAGAATATGTCGCGAAGACCCAAGCTTATATGCTATGGGTTGAAGAAGCTCACGGCGCATGAAGCTGATAATATTGTTAGTGTTTTTTTGACTCAAGAAGTTAAGCGGGCGCTTTTTGATTGTGGAGCAGACAAAGCACCAGGCCCAGACGGTTTCAATTTCCGGTTCATTCGGTCTTTCTGGGATTTGTTCGAGAGTGATTTTGTTGATATTATGAACCACTTCCACGGTAGAGGCCGGTTCAGTTCCGGGGTGGGGTCTTCTTTTATTACGTTAATTCCGAAGGTGGGTGATCCGTCAGTTCTTGGGGACTTTCGTCTGATTAACCTTATTGGATGTATTAGTAAGGTTGTTTCAAAGGTGTTGGCCAATCTTCTTAAGTTGGTCATGGGTAAAATTGCCTCAGAACACCCGTCAGCATTTTTGACAGGGAG ATCTTCTGTTTTGGTGAATGGGTCGCCTACTTTTGAGTTTGGGTGGCAAAAAGGTATTAGGCAGGGAGATCCGATTTTGCCTTTTTTATTCATTATCGTGATGGAGGCGTTCTCGGGTATGATGAAAAAGGCGTGTGATATAGGAGCGTTTGATGGCCTGAGAATGCCTAATGATGGTACGGTTTTATCGCATTTGTTGTATGCAGACGACACGAAGTTGATGGGGGAATGGTCTTCTTCAAATTTTAAGAACATGAAAAGGATTCTCAGAATTTTTTATTTGTGTTCTGGATTGAAACTAAATTTGTATAAGTCGGTTTAA
- the LOC110931139 gene encoding uncharacterized protein LOC110931139 yields MNVLSWNIHDLGISSKADWIRGIHLKHEVSFMLIQETQFVSLDSVELGRFWGNTDYMFDWVPSGGRSGGLLSIWDPNVFSMEVVVKSSNYLLISGKVKGSGVATHVLNVYAPQHFVDKRVLWSEIGGLVGEGEGMWIVAGDFNSIRCESDTHNSVYVPADANEFNGFIDDTNLHEYSLKGRRFTFPSAEYLAIERYMSDHSPLILKTVSRNFGPKPFRFYNSWLSREDFRENVKKALETGVFVGDPDTKLSMKFKWLRFNISTWAAECKIKELEEKRMLE; encoded by the exons ATGAATGTTCTATCCTGGAATATTCATGACTTAGGGATTTCTAGTAAAGCGGATTGGATTCGTGGCATTCATCTAAAACACGAGGTGAGTTTTATGTTGATTCAGGAGACGCAGTTTGTGTCTTTGGATTCAGTGGAATTAGGTCGGTTTTGGGGTAACACTGACTATATGTTTGATTGGGTTCCTTCGGGAGGTAGATCGGGTGGTTTATTATCCATATGGGATCCGAACGTTTTCAGTATGGAGGTAGTGGTGAAGTCATCAAATTATTTACTTATTTCAGGCAAGGTAAAAGGGAGTGGTGTAGCGACTCATGTGCTTAATGTTTATGCTCCTCAACATTTTGTGGATAAAAGGGTTTTGTGGTCGGAGATTGGGGGTCTAGTTGGTGAGGGGGAGGGGATGTGGATAGTGGCGGGGGATTTTAATTCTATTAGGTGTGAAAGTGATACGCACAATTCTGTTTATGTTCCGGCTGATGCTAACGAATTTAATGGGTTCATTGACGATACGAATCTGCATGAATATTCGTTGAAAGGGAGGCGGTTTACTTTT CCAAGCGCTGAATATTTAGCGATTGAGAGGTACATGTCAGATCATAGTCCTTTGATTCTAAAGACGGTGTCTAGGAATTTTGGACCTAAACCTTTTAGGTTTTATAATTCTTGGCTTAGTCGTGAAGATTTTAGGGAAAACGTGAAAAAGGCTCTCGAAACAGGTGTCTTTGTGGGTGATCCAGATACAAAGCTTTCAATGAAGTTCAAGTGGCTTCGCTTCAATATTTCTACGTGGGCGGCCGAATGTAAGATTAAGGAATTAGAGGAAAAAAGAATGTTGGAATAG